In one Silene latifolia isolate original U9 population chromosome 10, ASM4854445v1, whole genome shotgun sequence genomic region, the following are encoded:
- the LOC141606801 gene encoding receptor-like protein EIX1, whose translation MRNIVKTCLLIYTFIFFNTTRCCSCKAGNSPNNSALRCKPSERAALLNFKHNLTFFDEDVLSAWKGEECCKWRGVVCDNTTGHIFELHLNGDDTNHVLKMEKLEYLLELKQLQSLDLSRNNFSYRSVPRFMGFMKQLMHLNLNSASLGGSIPYELDQDLDTSGVSEVIQGIERAYTSTLPYLVDIDLSCNNLVGSIPNDVTKMSSLLSLNLSHNQLSGTIPNNIGGLRSLISLDLSKNKLRGSIPTSMGELYCLSHLDLSYNNLSGPIPTGN comes from the exons ATGAGGAATATAGTAAAAACTTGCCTACTGATTTACACATTCATCTTTTTCAATACTACTAGATGCTGTAGCTGTAAGGCGGGTAACTCACCCAACAACTCAGCCTTGCGGTGTAAACCTTCTGAAAGAGCGGCCCTGCTCAACTTCAAGCACAACCTCACCTTTTTCGATGAAGATGTTTTATCTGCGTGGAAAGGTGAGGAATGCTGTAAATGGAGAGGGGTGGTCTGTGATAACACAACCGGCCACATTTTCGAGCTCCATCTTAACGGAGACGACACTAATCACGTGCTTAAAATGGAGAAGCTCGAGTATTTGCTTGAGCTGAAACAACTGCAGAGCTTGGACTTGAGCCGCAATAACTTCAGTTATAGGTCAGTACCGAGATTTATGGGTTTTATGAAGCAACTCATGCATCTCAATCTCAATTCTGCTTCCCTTGGTGGATCAATTCCTTATGAATTAG ATCAGGATTTGGATACAAGTGGTGTTAGTGAGGTAATTCAAGGAATAGAGCGTGCATATACCAGCACGCTACCGTATTTGGTGGATATAGACCTCTCTTGCAATAACTTGGTCGGAAGCATTCCTAACGACGTGACAAAGATGTCCAGCTTGTTGAGTCTCAACTTGTCGCATAATCAGTTATCTGGAACTATTCCTAATAATATTGGGGGTTTGAGGTCATTGATATCATTGGACTTGTCAAAGAATAAGCTTAGGGGAAGTATCCCTACCAGCATGGGGGAACTATATTGCTTGAGCCACCTTGACTTGTCATACAACAATTTATCAGGCCCAATCCCGACGGGCAATTAG
- the LOC141608840 gene encoding receptor-like protein EIX2: MGNIVKTCVLIYTFIFFNTTRWCSCKAGNSPNNSTLRCIPSERAALLNFKHNLTYFDKDVSSSWKGDECCKWSRVGCDNTSGHVIQLDLYGSDTNNLLKMEKLESIVYLLELRQLDSLDLSFNNFSYGSIPIFMGLMKQLRYLDLSFASLGGLIPYELGNLTKLQHLDLANNKLLGEIPASLGKLSNLKYFNLFGNQLSGKIPTSIGKLSELQSLNIAFIRMEGTVLSESHFVNLSSLIVLDMIDTMLTLNLSSDWVPPFQLQYLGADTCKINGEIPPWLQTQKNLSELLLSNANISGLMPSWFHTMQQLDFVLLSNNKLCGPIIFPINFIAIYLSNNSLSREFLSNGSKPEVYRSANFIDLTNNFISGPLLEGLGQIMPNLTTLFLSNNQISGQIPNSLCQLESLNSLDINNNSLSGEIPNCLANLSSLSLVRLSYNKLKGHIPCFNNSGSYQNGVGVEFYLHLNDNMLTGEMPSCLRSLTNLKVLDIGGNKLSGKMLKWFSAEKLKELQILRLRGNKFSGTIPRHICSLPHLQIVDLGHNHFTGSIPPCLSNLTAMTLNMSQVSHFNDAISEVIQGIERAYTSTQLYLVDIDLSCNNLIGSIPDNLTKIVGLLNLNLSYNQLSGMIPENIGDLKSLISLDLSMNELTGRIPTSIGEIPMLSHLNLSYNNLSGPIPTGNQLQVLSDQASIYAGNPYLCGDFLPKKCKTKVNEQDKNKSNRGKGDNKEKLEKMELVLVVMSGFATGFWGVVGCLVLKRRWRHAVFRRVEDGYNWLYVVVAVRVAKVRRINRK, translated from the coding sequence ATGGGGAATATAGTAAAAACTTGCGTACTGATTTACACATTCATCTTTTTCAATACTACTAGATGGTGTAGCTGTAAGGCGGGTAACTCACCCAATAACTCAACCTTGAGGTGTATACCTTCTGAAAGAGCAGCCCTGCTCAACTTCAAGCACAACCTCACCTATTTCGACAAAGATGTTTCATCTTCATGGAAAGGTGATGAATgttgcaaatggagccgggtggGTTGTGATAACACGTCCGGCCATGTTATCCAGCTCGATCTTTATGGAAGCGACACTAATAACTTGCTTAAAATGGAGAAGCTTGAATCCATAGTGTATTTGCTTGAGCTGAGACAACTTGATAGCTTGGACCTCAGCTTCAATAACTTCAGTTATGGCTCAATTCCAATATTTATGGGTCTGATGAAGCAACTCAGGTATCTCGATCTCTCATTTGCTTCCCTTGGTGGGTTAATTCCATATGAATTAGGTAACCTCACTAAACTACAACACCTTGATCTTGCTAATAACAAGTTATTGGGTGAGATTCCAGCATCATTAGGGAAGCTGTCAAACTTGAAGTACTTTAATCTTTTTGGTAATCAGTTGAGTGGCAAAATACCAACATCAATAGGTAAACTTTCCGAGCTGCAAAGTCTAAATATTGCGTTCATTCGAATGGAAGGTACAGTTTTGTCTGAATCGCACTTTGTTAACCTCTCAAGCTTGATAGTTTTAGACATGATTGATACGATGCTAACACTCAACCTGTCTTCTGATTGGGTGCCCCCTTTCCAACTTCAATACTTAGGTGCTGATACCTGCAAAATCAACGGAGAAATTCCACCATGGCTTCAAACTCAAAAGAACCTATCAGAGCTCCTTTTGTCAAATGCAAATATCTCCGGGCTTATGCCCAGCTGGTTTCATACAATGCAACAACTTGACTTTGTGCTTCTTTCTAACAACAAGCTTTGTGGGCCTATTATTTTCCCTATCAACTTTATTGCAATATACCTCTCTAATAACTCTCTGTCAAGGGAATTTTTGTCCAATGGCAGTAAACCTGAAGTATATCGCTCTGCTAACTTCATAGATCTCACAAATAATTTTATATCTGGGCCACTTCTAGAAGGTTTAGGTCAAATAATGCCCAACTTGACAACTCTGTTCCTTTCTAATAATCAAATTAGTGGTCAAATCCCCAATTCTTTGTGCCAACTTGAGTCGTTAAATTCTCTAGACATCAATAATAATAGTTTATCAGGCGAAATTCCAAATTGTTTAGCCAATTTGTCAAGTCTTTCACTTGTACGTCTCTCATACAACAAGCTAAAAGGACATATTCCTTGCTTTAATAATAGTGGTTCCTACCAAAATGGTGTTGGTGTGGAATTTTACTTGCATTTGAATGACAACATGCTCACCGGAGAAATGCCTTCATGCTTGAGGAGTCTCACAAATTTGAAAGTTTTAGACATCGGTGGAAATAAGCTCTCGGGCAAAATGCTTAAGTGGTTTAGTGCCGAAAAATTGAAGGAACTACAAATACTTAGGCTAAGAGGAAACAAGTTTAGTGGCACTATTCCTAGGCATATATGCTCTTTGCCTCATCTCCAAATCGTAGACCTTGGACATAACCATTTTACGGGATCCATTCCTCCTTGTTTAAGTAACCTTACAGCCATGACCCTTAATATGTCACAAGTTAGCCATTTCAATGATGCTATTAGTGAGGTAATTCAGGGAATAGAGCGTGCATATACAAGCACGCAACTATATTTGGTGGATATAGACCTCTCCTGCAATAACTTGATAGGTAGCATTCCTGATAACTTGACAAAGATCGTTGGCTTGTTAAATCTCAACTTGTCATATAATCAGCTATCTGGAATGATTCCCGAGAATATTGGGGATTTGAAGTCATTGATCTCACTTGACTTGTCAATGAATGAACTCACGGGAAGAATCCCAACAAGCATAGGTGAAATACCTATGTTAAGCCATCTTAACCTTTCCTACAACAATTTATCGGGCCCAATCCCGACTGGCAATCAGCTACAAGTCCTGTCTGATCAAGCCTCAATATATGCCGGAAATCCTTATCTTTGTGGGGATTTTTTGCCTAAGAAGTGTAAAACTAAAGTGAACGAGCAAGACAAGAATAAGAGCAATAGAGGCAAAGGCGATAATAAGGAGAAGCTTGAGAAAATGGAGCTGGTCCTGGTTGTGATGTCGGGATTTGCGACTGGTTTTTGGGGTGTTGTTGGGTGTTTGGTGTTGAAAAGGAGGTGGAGGCATGCAGTTTTCCGGCGTGTGGAAGATGGTTATAACTGGTTGTATGTGGTAGTTGCAGTGAGGGTGGCCAAAGTTAGGAGGATCAACAGGAAATGA
- the LOC141606802 gene encoding putative prolyl 4-hydroxylase 12 has translation MATVILSLSNTSRGGEISFPESQIKTSGLKSKLWPYSVSRNNLLKPVKGNAILFFNVHPNASPDKRSLHERNPVTEGGMWSAVKVFHLRAVSGINVPTEHENSDCTDEDESCPKWAALGECQRNAVFMVGSPDYYGTCRKSCKVC, from the exons ATGGCGACTGTAATCTTGAGTCTTTCAAACACTTCTCGGGGTGGTGAGATTTCCTTCCCTGAATCTCAG ATCAAAACCTCAGGACTGAAGAGCAAGTTGTGGCCTTACTCTGTTAGCCGTAACAATTTACTGAAACCCGTTAAAGGAAACGCTATTCTCTTCTTCAATGTCCACCCAAATGCATCTCCAGACAAAAGGAGCCTCCACGAGAGAAACCCGGTGACTGAAGGCGGAATGTGGTCTGCTGTCAAAGTATTTCACCTAAGAGCAGTCAGTGGGATTAATGTTCCAACTGAACACGAAAACAGTGACTGCACAGATGAAGACGAGAGCTGCCCAAAATGGGCTGCCCTCGGGGAATGCCAAAGAAATGCAGTATTCATGGTTGGGTCTCCTGATTATTACGGGACATGTCGAAAGAGCTGTAAAGTCTGTTGA